A single region of the Sorex araneus isolate mSorAra2 chromosome 7, mSorAra2.pri, whole genome shotgun sequence genome encodes:
- the LOC129406554 gene encoding endogenous retrovirus group K member 10 Gag polyprotein-like, which yields MEARGAAVGQGQLTRFIKFVREICPWFPEDGKWRLLCRDGSRDSLRRIKSDTQIDKNLEQNATAELHIYDTSEQGCEENNKPVIQKLYPALPEEVSEEEWQQFNDQVEGCNGEIIGAAQTISLLTQLRNEIQNIAEAVRRLQEPLQGNPDFERAFQRTFPPLNDEEEFPPTPPGTFPEPYNSEQKGGPPETKNNKTIVEPLLKVLPSAPPFSDPIKIQAPKKEMGPIVSCGAPKLQKFAGAIQQSVSLPMSVPKRTGMDEIMSPLQLTLHEARQAGETLDGFEEARLAFPVTEVNGHRQYHVLPFKQLKELKSACDQYGPNAPFTETILFMIAQEALPPYDWKTIAKSVLNGGDFLAWKSEYADLATRQATINQRNQIGIDFDMLTGTGAYLTPDTQLNFPVQYYEQVRDIAMGAWRKLPKGRGSQRTAELSKIRQGPDEPFADFCSRLVQAASRMIEDETAAQIIVKQLAFENANTACQAAIRPWKNQSNLSDMIRLCADIGSSYIQGMSFAAAMKGVPLVNIVQKQFGRGLGRRAIGAPGNCFGCDADSPIWIPERLIRHAEGISPFATPLGKFVTGHHPMTGVNL from the coding sequence ATGGAGGCGCGGGGAGCTGCTGTCGGGCAGGGACAGTTAACcagatttataaaatttgtaagagAAATATGCCCTTGGTTCCCAGAAGACGGGAAGTGGAGGCTATTATGCCGTGACGGATCTCGTGATAGCCTTCGGAGAATAAAATCTGACACTCAGATTGataaaaacttagagcagaatgCTACTGCAGAACTTCATATTTATGACACCTCTGAGCAAGGATGTGAGGAAAACAATAAACCTGTAATCCAGAAACTTTACCCTGCTTTACCTGAGGAAGTGAGTGAGGAAGAATGGCAACAATTCAATGACCAAGTAGAAGGTTGTAATGGGGAAATTATTGGAGCAGCTCAAACTATTTCGTTACTGACTCAGCTCAGGAACGAAATTCAGAATATTGCTGAAGCTGTACGAAGATTGCAGGAACCCTTGCAAGGGAATCCTGATTTTGAGAGAGCTTTCCAAAGAACTTTTCCACCTCTTAATGATGAGGAGGAGTTTCCTCCTACTCCCCCAGGAACTTTTCCTGAGCCATACAATTCTGAGCAAAAAGGGGGACCCcctgaaacaaaaaacaataaaaccattGTAGAACCTCTCTTGAAGGTTCTTCCTTCTGCCCCTCCATTTTCAGACCCAATAAAAATTCAGGCTCCTAAAAAGGAGATGGGACCCATTGTCTCATGCGGTGCCCCAAAGTTACAGAAATTTGCAGGCGCCATTCAGCAATCCGTCTCCTTACCTATGTCTGTGCCTAAAAGAACGGGCATGGATGAGATAATGTCTCCGTTACAATTGACATTACATGAGGCCAGGCAAGCCGGAGAAACTTTAGACGGTTTTGAAGAAGCCAGACTGGCTTTCCCTGTGACTGAAGTGAATGGCCACAGACAATATCATGTTTTACCTTTTAAACAATTGAAGGAATTAAAAAGTGCCTGTGATCAGTACGGACCAAACGCTCCTTTTACTGAGACAATTCTTTTCATGATTGCCCAAGAGGCTCTCCCACCTTATGATTGGAAAACTATTGCAAAATCTGTTTTAAATGGAGGGGATTTTTTAGCATGGAAGTCAGAATATGCTGACTTGGCTACCCGGCAAGCAACTATAAATCAGAGAAATCAGATTGGAATTGACTTTGATATGCTTACGGGAACGGGAGCCTACCTGACTCCCGACACCCAACTAAATTTTCCCGTCCAGTACTATGAACAGGTACGAGATATTGCAATGGGGGCGTGGAGAAAACTCCCTAAAGGAAGGGGCTCTCAACGTACAGCAGAGTTGTCAAAAATCAGACAGGGACCAGATGAGCCATTCGCAGATTTTTGCTCTCGTTTAGTCCAAGCCGCTTCTAGAATGATAGAGGATGAAACTGCTGCACAAATTATAGTAAAGCAGTTAGCTTTTGAAAATGCTAACACAGCATGCCAGGCTGCTATTAGGCCATGGAAAAACCAGTCAAATCTCAGTGACATGATCAGGTTGTGTGCAGATATAGGCAGtagctacatacaaggcatgaGTTTTGCTGCTGCTATGAAAGGAGTGCCTCTGGTTAATATCGTGCAAAAACAATTCGGTCGCGGCTTAGGACGGAGAGCTATTGGGGCTCCAGGAAATTGCTTCGGTTGTG